A genome region from Corynebacterium uberis includes the following:
- a CDS encoding DUF3117 domain-containing protein, whose protein sequence is MAAMKPRTGSGDMEAVLENRKIVMRIPSDGGGRLVIEMSKEEAAELGGLLTEAAQ, encoded by the coding sequence ATGGCAGCGATGAAGCCCCGCACTGGTAGCGGAGACATGGAAGCGGTCCTGGAAAACCGAAAGATCGTCATGCGCATCCCCTCCGATGGAGGCGGCCGCTTGGTCATTGAGATGAGTAAGGAGGAGGCCGCCGAGCTGGGCGGCCTGCTCACCGAGGCGGCCCAGTAG
- the dapE gene encoding succinyl-diaminopimelate desuccinylase, protein MNSPRHARPEEPSSPAEANQQPLPRLDLCADPVALTQALVDIPSESHKEARIADAIEAALRAQFGDAGAQAGAPAPIEILRVRNNVLARTHRGLDQRVILAGHIDTVPIADNVPSRLDHGILHGCGSVDMKSGMAVYLHAFATLARSADLSRDLTLICYEAEEVASQYNGLAYIQRELPDWLHADLALLGEPTGGDIEAGCQGSIRLRITARGTRAHSARAWLGDNAIHRLTPVLKRVADYQPRDAVDLGGCVYREGLNVVHVEGGVATNTIPDEAWCFVNFRFAPDRSTDEAMAHLLDVLALGDDDQLSWEPDDVSAAAHPGLGSPVTQELIDALGGTVRAKYGWTDVARFAAAGVPALNLGCGDPGYAHKRDEQCPVEHITRVAHALSIYLTARTQQS, encoded by the coding sequence ATGAACAGCCCGCGTCACGCCCGCCCCGAAGAGCCCTCCTCGCCCGCTGAGGCCAACCAGCAACCCCTGCCCCGGCTAGACCTGTGCGCAGACCCCGTCGCCCTGACCCAGGCCTTGGTGGACATTCCCAGCGAGTCACACAAGGAGGCCCGCATTGCCGATGCCATTGAGGCCGCGCTGCGCGCCCAGTTCGGCGACGCCGGGGCGCAGGCGGGCGCACCCGCACCCATTGAGATCCTGCGGGTGCGCAACAACGTGCTCGCCCGCACACATCGCGGTTTAGACCAGCGGGTGATCCTGGCCGGGCACATCGATACGGTGCCCATCGCCGATAACGTCCCCTCGCGGCTGGACCACGGCATTCTCCACGGCTGCGGGTCGGTGGATATGAAATCCGGCATGGCCGTCTACCTGCATGCTTTTGCCACGCTCGCCCGCAGCGCAGACTTGAGCCGCGACCTCACGCTGATCTGCTACGAGGCTGAAGAGGTCGCCTCCCAATACAACGGCCTGGCCTACATTCAGCGCGAGCTACCGGACTGGCTGCACGCGGACCTGGCCCTGCTGGGGGAGCCCACTGGCGGCGACATCGAGGCCGGCTGCCAGGGCTCCATCCGGCTGAGAATCACCGCCCGCGGCACCCGGGCGCATTCTGCGCGCGCCTGGCTGGGTGATAACGCCATCCACCGCCTGACCCCGGTGCTCAAGCGGGTGGCGGACTACCAGCCGCGCGATGCCGTCGACCTGGGCGGGTGCGTCTACCGGGAGGGACTCAACGTGGTCCACGTCGAAGGCGGGGTGGCCACCAACACCATCCCGGATGAGGCCTGGTGCTTTGTCAACTTCCGCTTCGCCCCGGATCGCTCCACCGACGAGGCGATGGCCCACCTGCTCGACGTGTTGGCCTTGGGCGATGATGATCAGCTGTCCTGGGAGCCTGATGACGTCTCCGCCGCCGCGCACCCCGGCCTGGGCAGCCCCGTCACCCAGGAGCTTATCGACGCCCTCGGGGGCACCGTGCGCGCCAAATACGGCTGGACCGACGTCGCCCGGTTCGCGGCCGCGGGAGTGCCCGCCCTGAACCTTGGCTGCGGCGACCCCGGGTACGCGCATAAGCGCGATGAGCAGTGCCCTGTCGAACACATCACGCGGGTAGCGCACGCTTTGAGCATCTACCTCACCGCGCGTACCCAGCAATCCTGA
- a CDS encoding zf-HC2 domain-containing protein, with protein sequence MTRTVSTHPTRPTQRRGAREMRVVAAARARFDSIDHLGPEAVAAFVDGEMTPQAAHRARMHLALCAECRRDVARQQGTSAALRNSCLTSRLQASAELLARLNAIAQEGCPPGPGAGPQTKAEMLAQRWEDLIQSVRPHRPGR encoded by the coding sequence GTGACCCGCACCGTGTCCACGCACCCGACGCGCCCCACGCAACGCCGTGGCGCCCGCGAGATGCGTGTGGTCGCCGCCGCCCGTGCCCGCTTCGACTCCATCGATCACCTGGGCCCGGAGGCGGTGGCCGCCTTCGTTGATGGGGAGATGACCCCGCAGGCCGCGCACCGCGCCCGGATGCACCTGGCCCTGTGCGCGGAATGCCGCCGCGATGTGGCCCGCCAACAAGGTACCTCTGCGGCGCTGCGTAACTCCTGTCTGACCTCCCGGCTCCAAGCCTCCGCGGAGCTACTTGCCCGGCTGAATGCCATTGCGCAGGAAGGCTGCCCGCCCGGGCCGGGTGCCGGGCCCCAGACCAAGGCCGAGATGTTGGCGCAGCGGTGGGAGGATCTCATCCAATCCGTGCGCCCGCACC
- the folP gene encoding dihydropteroate synthase produces the protein MPAPLAAVMAIINRTPDSFYDQGATHAWDAALERVDQVIAQGADIVDVGGVKAGPGQEVSAAEEAARVVDFIAAVHERHPEVVISVDTWRAGVAEAAIAAGAGLINDTWAGADPELVEVAGQHRVGYVCSHTGGAVPRTRPHRVHYDDVVADVIATTDALARRAAECGVPPERIYIDPTHDFGKNTFHGLELLRRVDELVATGWPVLMALSNKDFVGETVARPVRERLAGTLAATAWAAARGVAAFRVHEVAQTVDVLQMTAAIQGQVAPLATIRGLA, from the coding sequence ATGCCTGCTCCGCTTGCTGCCGTCATGGCGATTATCAACCGCACCCCCGACTCTTTCTATGACCAGGGCGCCACCCACGCCTGGGATGCGGCCCTTGAGCGAGTCGACCAGGTCATCGCGCAGGGTGCGGACATCGTCGATGTGGGGGGAGTCAAGGCCGGTCCGGGCCAGGAGGTCAGCGCCGCCGAGGAAGCCGCCCGAGTGGTGGACTTCATCGCCGCCGTCCATGAGCGCCACCCGGAGGTGGTTATCTCAGTAGACACGTGGCGCGCTGGCGTCGCGGAGGCCGCCATTGCCGCCGGGGCCGGGTTGATTAACGATACCTGGGCGGGGGCCGACCCGGAGCTCGTCGAGGTAGCCGGCCAGCATCGGGTCGGCTACGTGTGCTCGCACACCGGCGGCGCGGTACCGCGGACGCGCCCGCACCGCGTCCACTACGACGACGTGGTGGCAGACGTCATCGCCACCACCGACGCGTTGGCGCGCCGGGCCGCTGAGTGCGGGGTTCCGCCGGAGCGCATCTACATTGACCCCACCCATGATTTTGGTAAAAACACGTTCCACGGCCTTGAGCTGCTGCGCCGTGTCGACGAGTTGGTGGCCACCGGGTGGCCGGTGCTCATGGCCCTGTCCAACAAGGATTTTGTGGGGGAGACTGTGGCCCGCCCGGTGCGGGAGCGACTGGCGGGCACCCTGGCGGCCACGGCGTGGGCGGCGGCGCGCGGGGTGGCGGCCTTCCGCGTACACGAGGTAGCCCAGACCGTCGATGTGCTGCAGATGACGGCGGCCATTCAGGGCCAGGTGGCGCCGCTGGCCACGATCCGAGGATTGGCATGA
- a CDS encoding GH32 C-terminal domain-containing protein, translated as MPSLPATYYRPELHVTAETGVLEAPAAILLDSSTWHLFYQYRPDPQSPSRWGHQISRGDAYSWDQCDDALAPQGAEERVRAGSVAAIDGGVNLYFTSVTPTGTEIHLARIDDLEACCSDISDDPLSLCPAVQRVGRVVGDTDGLYNFRSPCVVADWVANDDRSEGHEGWLMLAVTGDVDSPDLAMLHSDDGKEWQLHGPLRFEGDTGLEPQASIVSPRITRLRDEVTGHIRDILLITVERNGVDISGYVVGHLEGPTFTVVSPFTRIDYGHDFTRPRNTTFTPGTIPEEQRYDRAAIMGLLNGIGRLDDPTTHPSLDTEEWANAVSLPRVTTLQDGVLYQTPTSKLPDHVGRTQRAHLWTGLCDIPQGGQVLVKLLDASGATAATICHTGDELTIDRSMNPHHRGDAPARAPLADGDSDSLTIIADGSTLEVFADGGLVAMASRVYVDGGCHGFDVTATGGAELINSFERWNGGLAG; from the coding sequence ATGCCCTCCCTACCCGCCACCTATTATCGCCCTGAGCTGCACGTGACCGCCGAAACTGGAGTGTTGGAGGCGCCCGCAGCGATCCTTCTCGATTCCTCAACCTGGCACCTGTTTTATCAATACCGGCCGGACCCGCAGTCACCGTCGCGGTGGGGCCACCAAATATCACGAGGGGACGCCTACAGCTGGGACCAGTGCGATGACGCGCTCGCGCCGCAGGGCGCCGAGGAGCGGGTGCGCGCCGGCTCCGTGGCGGCCATCGACGGCGGGGTCAACCTCTATTTCACCTCCGTCACCCCTACGGGCACGGAGATTCACCTCGCCCGCATCGACGACCTCGAGGCGTGCTGCTCCGACATCTCCGATGACCCGCTGTCCCTGTGCCCCGCCGTGCAGCGGGTGGGGAGAGTCGTCGGCGACACAGACGGCCTATACAACTTCCGCTCCCCCTGCGTGGTGGCCGACTGGGTGGCCAATGATGACCGTTCCGAAGGCCACGAGGGCTGGCTCATGCTCGCGGTCACCGGGGACGTAGACAGCCCCGACCTAGCGATGCTGCACTCCGACGACGGCAAAGAATGGCAGCTGCACGGCCCGCTGCGCTTCGAAGGAGACACCGGACTCGAGCCCCAGGCCTCCATTGTCTCGCCGCGGATTACCCGGCTGCGCGACGAGGTCACCGGGCACATCAGAGACATCCTGCTCATCACCGTCGAGCGCAACGGCGTGGACATCTCCGGATACGTGGTCGGCCACCTCGAAGGACCCACGTTTACGGTGGTCAGCCCCTTCACCCGCATCGACTACGGCCATGACTTCACCCGCCCCCGCAACACCACGTTTACCCCGGGGACCATCCCCGAGGAGCAGCGCTATGACCGGGCCGCGATCATGGGCTTGCTCAACGGCATCGGGCGGCTTGATGACCCCACCACGCACCCGAGCCTTGACACGGAAGAATGGGCCAACGCGGTCTCCCTGCCGCGGGTGACCACCCTGCAAGACGGGGTGCTCTACCAGACGCCCACCTCCAAGCTGCCGGATCATGTCGGCCGCACCCAGCGCGCGCATCTATGGACCGGATTGTGCGATATCCCCCAGGGCGGTCAGGTTCTGGTGAAGCTTCTCGACGCCTCCGGGGCCACCGCCGCCACCATCTGCCACACCGGCGACGAGCTGACCATCGACCGCTCCATGAACCCCCACCACCGCGGCGACGCCCCCGCCCGCGCTCCCCTGGCCGACGGGGACTCCGATTCACTGACCATCATCGCCGACGGTTCCACGCTGGAAGTCTTCGCCGACGGCGGCCTGGTGGCCATGGCCAGCCGCGTCTACGTTGATGGCGGCTGCCACGGCTTCGACGTCACGGCCACCGGTGGCGCCGAGCTGATCAACAGCTTCGAACGCTGGAACGGCGGACTGGCCGGCTAG
- a CDS encoding glucosyl-3-phosphoglycerate synthase: MMRHVSVVIPALNEQDTVAGVVAAALADHPGEVLVIDSDSQDATASRAERAGARVVHWTRDVLPQVAPWSGKGEALWRGVAAASGEVVVFMDADLKDPRPGMVAALAAPFADPRVAMVRARYQRRLNGVVGEGGRVTELTARPLLSALFPELAHIGQPLGGEYALCTRVARELPFIAGYGVEAGLLIDVARAYSPAAIAEVDLGVRAHRNRPLAQLRGTADDVARALLQRAGVAGVQVRERPPLSRMINCD; the protein is encoded by the coding sequence ATGATGCGCCACGTCAGCGTGGTCATCCCCGCGCTCAATGAGCAGGACACGGTAGCCGGGGTGGTGGCGGCCGCGCTCGCCGACCATCCGGGCGAGGTGCTGGTCATCGATTCTGATTCGCAGGATGCCACCGCCAGTCGTGCCGAGCGCGCCGGGGCGCGGGTAGTCCATTGGACCCGGGACGTGTTGCCGCAGGTTGCCCCGTGGTCGGGCAAGGGGGAGGCCCTGTGGCGCGGCGTGGCCGCAGCGAGCGGCGAGGTGGTGGTCTTCATGGATGCGGACCTGAAGGACCCGCGACCGGGGATGGTGGCGGCCCTGGCCGCACCGTTTGCGGACCCCCGCGTGGCTATGGTGCGGGCCCGATACCAGCGCCGCCTCAACGGGGTCGTGGGGGAGGGCGGCCGGGTTACCGAACTGACGGCGCGCCCCCTGCTCAGCGCGCTGTTTCCCGAGCTCGCACACATTGGCCAACCGCTGGGCGGCGAATACGCGCTGTGCACCCGCGTTGCCCGTGAGCTGCCCTTCATCGCGGGCTATGGGGTTGAGGCTGGATTGCTTATCGACGTCGCCCGGGCCTACTCGCCGGCAGCCATCGCCGAGGTGGACTTGGGGGTGCGGGCCCACCGGAACCGCCCGCTGGCCCAGTTGCGGGGGACCGCCGACGACGTGGCGCGTGCATTATTGCAGCGTGCAGGGGTTGCAGGCGTGCAAGTACGGGAACGCCCGCCATTGTCACGTATGATCAACTGCGATTAA
- a CDS encoding methyltransferase domain-containing protein has translation MLADVIDVLADPVDGTPLAGADNFSRLVSTSGHSYDVARQGYVTLTGGAGLRHKGDDGEMIAHRETFLSSGHFAPFVEAVTESVHDALDEAAVPDDASPVICEVGAGTGYYLSHTLDSVLGARGVGLDVSVAAARHLAKCHPRVGAVVADAWSRLPLRDESIDAITVIFAPRNAAEFARVLKPGGQVIVLTADTGHLAELRAPLGIIDVEKGKVDRLIEQARGHLVPVGEPEHITFAMDLDQAAIAAQIGMSPSARHIDPEVLAGRIAELPSTMKVTAHANITRLARADA, from the coding sequence ATGCTCGCAGACGTCATCGATGTGCTCGCCGATCCCGTTGACGGGACCCCGCTGGCCGGGGCGGATAATTTTAGCCGCCTCGTGTCTACCTCGGGCCACAGTTACGATGTGGCCCGACAAGGCTATGTCACCTTAACCGGGGGCGCGGGCCTGCGCCATAAGGGCGATGATGGTGAGATGATCGCCCACCGGGAGACCTTCCTGTCGAGCGGTCATTTTGCGCCCTTTGTGGAGGCGGTGACCGAGTCCGTCCACGACGCCCTCGATGAGGCCGCCGTGCCGGATGATGCGTCCCCGGTGATCTGCGAGGTCGGTGCCGGCACGGGCTACTACCTGTCCCACACGTTGGACTCTGTGCTCGGTGCGCGCGGTGTGGGATTAGACGTGTCCGTCGCCGCCGCCCGTCACCTGGCCAAGTGCCATCCGCGGGTGGGCGCGGTGGTAGCTGATGCGTGGTCGCGCTTGCCGCTGCGCGATGAGTCCATTGACGCTATTACCGTCATTTTTGCCCCGCGTAACGCCGCCGAATTTGCCCGGGTGCTCAAGCCGGGCGGCCAGGTCATCGTCCTGACCGCGGACACCGGTCACCTGGCGGAGCTGCGCGCGCCGCTGGGAATTATTGATGTGGAAAAGGGCAAGGTGGATCGCCTTATTGAGCAGGCTCGCGGCCACCTGGTCCCGGTGGGGGAGCCGGAACACATCACCTTTGCCATGGATCTTGATCAGGCGGCCATCGCCGCCCAGATTGGGATGAGCCCCTCGGCGCGCCACATTGACCCGGAGGTTCTTGCCGGGCGCATTGCCGAGTTGCCCAGCACCATGAAGGTCACCGCGCACGCCAACATCACCCGGTTGGCGCGCGCCGACGCCTAA
- the budA gene encoding acetolactate decarboxylase produces MEIETSLPVQRHTIFQNSLMTALLDGIYDGEMTVGELLGHGNFGIGTFDALDGEMIVLDGTCYQVRGDGSAERAALTQRSPFTVMTNFVPLIVSHPPQQMSREDLGEFIDGLQPSENYMYALRITGRFSAVTVRTVTRQSKPYRPMTEATGDDAELTFHDVTGTIAGFRTPVYEKGIGVPGCHVHFIDEARHSGGHVLDFTLEEGQVELCPGTDLQLHLPLTRDFSRAELAPENLDEQIHHTEIKS; encoded by the coding sequence ATGGAGATTGAGACTTCGCTGCCGGTCCAGCGGCACACGATTTTCCAGAACTCTTTGATGACGGCCTTGCTCGACGGGATCTACGACGGCGAAATGACCGTCGGAGAGCTGCTGGGCCACGGCAACTTTGGCATCGGTACCTTTGATGCCCTGGACGGGGAAATGATCGTCCTGGACGGCACCTGCTATCAGGTCCGCGGCGACGGCTCCGCCGAGCGCGCCGCGCTCACGCAGCGTTCTCCTTTCACCGTGATGACCAACTTTGTTCCGCTCATCGTCTCCCATCCCCCGCAGCAGATGTCGCGGGAGGATCTTGGGGAGTTCATCGACGGCCTCCAGCCCAGCGAGAACTACATGTATGCGCTGCGCATCACCGGCCGCTTCAGCGCGGTGACTGTGCGCACCGTGACCAGGCAGTCCAAGCCCTACCGCCCGATGACGGAGGCCACCGGCGACGACGCGGAATTGACCTTCCATGACGTCACCGGAACCATTGCGGGGTTCCGCACCCCGGTCTATGAGAAGGGCATTGGGGTCCCCGGCTGCCACGTGCACTTCATCGATGAGGCCCGCCACAGCGGCGGCCACGTCTTGGATTTCACCTTGGAGGAGGGCCAGGTCGAGCTGTGCCCCGGCACCGACCTGCAGCTTCACTTGCCGCTGACGCGCGATTTTTCCCGCGCGGAGCTGGCCCCCGAGAACCTCGACGAACAAATCCACCACACCGAGATCAAAAGCTAA
- a CDS encoding cell division protein DivIVA, which produces MFALWILLIVVLLLLIVLGTWLWGTIFGRGEVTEPLEAPEKVREQNAQAVAEGRVDDLRFAVVVRGYRQDQVDPVIAQLAERIAVLESRLKGND; this is translated from the coding sequence ATGTTTGCGCTCTGGATCCTGCTCATCGTCGTTTTGCTCCTCCTCATTGTGCTGGGCACGTGGTTGTGGGGAACTATTTTTGGCCGTGGAGAGGTCACCGAACCCCTGGAGGCGCCGGAGAAGGTGCGGGAGCAGAATGCGCAGGCGGTGGCCGAAGGGCGGGTGGATGACCTGCGCTTCGCGGTGGTCGTGCGCGGGTACCGCCAGGATCAAGTGGACCCCGTTATTGCGCAACTTGCGGAGCGAATCGCAGTTTTGGAATCCCGACTTAAGGGAAACGACTAA
- a CDS encoding TIGR00730 family Rossman fold protein → MLRGPLLVRAEGAEQESTYDQRLLELRADHDWMHADPWRILRIQSEFVAGFDALADLPRAVSVFGSARIPRDHPYYALGVEVGRQLARADYAVITGGGPGLMEAPNRGASEVGGLSVGLGIELPHEQHLNAYVDLGLNFRYFFVRKTMFLKYSQGFVCLPGGFGTLDELFEVLCMVQTGKVTHYPIVLIGTEFWSGLIEWIRERLVSEKLINADDLDHLMVTDSPQEAVDHIRRAHAARR, encoded by the coding sequence ATGTTGCGCGGACCCCTGCTCGTGCGTGCAGAAGGCGCCGAGCAGGAATCCACCTATGATCAGCGCCTCCTGGAGCTGCGGGCCGACCATGACTGGATGCACGCGGACCCGTGGCGCATCCTGCGCATCCAATCGGAGTTCGTCGCCGGCTTTGATGCCCTGGCGGACCTGCCGCGGGCGGTCAGCGTCTTCGGCTCCGCCCGCATCCCCCGCGACCACCCCTACTACGCGCTGGGGGTGGAGGTCGGCCGCCAGCTCGCCCGGGCGGACTATGCCGTCATCACCGGCGGGGGACCAGGCCTGATGGAGGCCCCCAACCGTGGCGCCAGCGAGGTCGGCGGATTGTCCGTAGGCCTGGGCATCGAGTTGCCCCACGAGCAACACCTCAACGCCTACGTCGACCTGGGGCTCAACTTCCGGTACTTCTTTGTCCGCAAGACCATGTTCCTGAAGTACTCCCAGGGCTTCGTGTGCTTGCCGGGCGGCTTTGGCACCCTGGATGAGCTTTTCGAGGTGCTGTGCATGGTGCAGACCGGCAAGGTCACCCACTATCCGATCGTGCTCATTGGCACCGAGTTCTGGTCGGGGCTCATCGAGTGGATTCGCGAGCGCCTGGTCAGCGAAAAGCTCATCAACGCCGATGACCTCGACCACCTCATGGTCACCGATTCCCCGCAGGAGGCCGTCGACCACATCAGGCGGGCGCATGCGGCACGGCGCTAA
- a CDS encoding O-methyltransferase — MTSSEHSPQDKAAGLAHYIDARQRDVEARRVAADAPAADQSASALTAASASLSPRADVAELDAARQDSQELGVSVPDPMTGATLTMLAAAATAGVTGASAIAITPALAVVGHYLLDGMPAGTLTCIDPEAAHQELARNAFRRRGLPTSRARFLTSRPLDVLGRMAPGSYQLIYAEVDPLELAALVDTALPLLAPGGSLLLADCLSGGELDDPERDDRSTVAARRCQDALDDLDGVAVCRLALGAGMAVVTRLH, encoded by the coding sequence GTGACATCCTCTGAACATAGCCCCCAGGACAAGGCCGCTGGCCTGGCACACTACATTGACGCCCGCCAGCGTGACGTCGAGGCCCGGCGCGTCGCGGCCGATGCCCCTGCCGCCGATCAGTCTGCCTCCGCCCTTACCGCTGCTTCTGCCTCGTTGTCCCCGCGTGCGGACGTGGCGGAGTTGGACGCCGCCCGGCAGGATTCCCAGGAGTTAGGCGTTAGCGTGCCGGATCCGATGACCGGTGCCACGCTCACGATGTTGGCTGCGGCCGCGACGGCGGGGGTGACGGGGGCGTCGGCAATTGCTATTACCCCCGCGCTGGCCGTGGTGGGCCATTATCTCCTCGACGGGATGCCCGCGGGCACGCTGACGTGCATCGATCCGGAGGCCGCGCACCAAGAGCTCGCCCGGAACGCTTTCCGACGCCGCGGGCTGCCCACATCGCGGGCCCGCTTCCTGACCTCGCGGCCACTCGACGTCCTCGGGCGCATGGCCCCGGGCAGCTATCAGCTCATCTACGCGGAGGTGGATCCGCTCGAGCTTGCCGCGCTCGTAGATACCGCCCTGCCTTTGCTGGCCCCGGGCGGCAGCCTCCTGCTGGCGGATTGCCTGAGCGGCGGGGAGTTAGACGATCCGGAACGCGACGACCGTTCTACGGTTGCAGCACGCCGGTGCCAAGACGCCCTGGACGACCTCGACGGGGTGGCGGTGTGCCGCCTGGCCCTGGGTGCGGGCATGGCTGTGGTGACACGTCTGCACTAA
- the sigE gene encoding RNA polymerase sigma factor SigE, whose protein sequence is MSTQYSSDGTAGPASLSGRSSLRSSAGPTGAAAPAPARDVQDGQDAQQEAELTGTAAFDAGVGDMPSWGELVAEHADSVYRLAYRLSGNQHDAEDLTQETFMRVFRSLKRYKAGTFRGWLHRITTNLFLDMVRHRNKIRMEALPEDYERVPGTDMTPEQAYSVNHLDPVLQDALDSLSPDFRVVVVLCDVVGMSYEEIADTLGLKMGTVRSRIHRGRSQLRTRLEQAAEASEEARLLLPAHR, encoded by the coding sequence ATGTCCACGCAGTATTCCTCCGACGGCACCGCCGGACCCGCCAGCCTCAGCGGCCGCAGCAGCTTAAGAAGCTCCGCAGGCCCCACCGGGGCCGCGGCGCCGGCACCCGCCCGGGATGTTCAGGACGGCCAGGATGCCCAGCAGGAGGCGGAACTGACCGGAACGGCAGCCTTCGACGCCGGCGTGGGTGATATGCCCAGCTGGGGCGAGCTGGTCGCCGAACACGCAGACAGCGTCTACCGGCTGGCCTACCGGCTGTCCGGCAATCAGCACGACGCGGAGGATCTGACACAAGAGACGTTCATGCGCGTGTTTCGCTCCCTGAAGCGCTATAAGGCAGGGACCTTCCGCGGGTGGCTGCACCGCATTACCACCAACCTCTTTTTGGATATGGTGCGCCACCGCAACAAGATCCGCATGGAGGCCCTCCCAGAAGACTATGAGCGGGTTCCGGGCACGGACATGACCCCGGAGCAGGCATATAGCGTCAACCACCTGGACCCGGTTCTCCAGGACGCCCTCGATTCCCTGAGCCCGGACTTCCGCGTGGTGGTGGTGCTCTGTGATGTGGTGGGGATGAGCTATGAGGAGATTGCAGATACGCTGGGGCTCAAGATGGGCACGGTGCGCTCCCGCATCCACCGTGGCCGCAGCCAGCTGCGCACCCGTCTGGAACAGGCCGCAGAGGCCAGTGAGGAAGCACGGCTGCTGCTTCCCGCGCACCGATAG